TTCTTGGGAAAGTTTGATATATAATAGGGTCATTCCACttcaaatcaacacagggttattgtaatgaaatttagtatattaaatgctgccatgggtgtaaagaaaaccccccaAATATTAGGCTGATacgtgcactggttttgaagttatatgcttTAAAAGTTGtactttttttaatgaaaaatttgcttttaacattttttattccaTTTCTAGCTCACCTGATTGGGCAAGGTTTCAATTTAAAACTCTTTTTATAGGCTTTCATATGATCtataacacagcagtatgtttcaataaaaattaaaaatgtaaaatattcaaaATCAAAATCTGGAGCCCTatgaaaaacatctaaaaaaattgTTCATATTGTTGTTAAttagtgaagaaaaaaaatgtttgttaaaaaattgcagctttaaaggcatataacttcaaaaccagtgcacgtatcagcctaagatttggggggttTCCATGGTGTAAAGAAACAATTTATTACATTACAATTTCATTACAATCTAAAAtggtcagtttgaaaccctgtgttgatttgatgtggaatgaccctgacAGGTACCAATAATTGCTTAATATATTTGTTCTGTGCGCTCTTTTAAGATTTTATATTACACACAGGTATTGTACGTATCAAGCAGTGTCTGGTAGAGTAGAGCAAAACTACACtcgtagtcaacaccacacgtatctttaaaTCCGTTCCTTGGAGTACAGGGAGACGATTTACCTGCGgattataataaatgtacaatGCGCTtggtatgtgtgccttaatgactcaggaccatcAAGTGCAAATGCATTTGCAATACGGTGTCACTGGCTTGTTAATACCAATGGATAATTTGcttaaaacaaaataagcaaCTGAGCAGCAACAAAGAGAGCAAATTAAATGCatctgattttattattattattattattattaatttttatttatagggcgccactaggtgtcgtacagggacaaacaaaattacaatacgaggtgagacagcacagtacagtaaacaataagcacagtaactcagtaagctcaaagcacagctagaggggcgggggaggggagaagggaagatccacatacgacggagcccaagagggagggcatggaagacagggagatccccagaagggagaggagggggacgggggggggggggggagagggtcctcgaggaggagggctaggtagctggagagcagagcagtggtgaagacaggaggagagatgtgtGCAAATATTCATGTATACAATCTGTCACTGTGTACAAAATATGACATTTCTATCAATGAAATAACCTCAAGGCAAAGTACAAGAATGTGTGAATCAGCCCTTTCCACACTGAACAACACTCTGTGCTGGATAAAACAGGaaagctgcccccctccccccccttgcTGTGGTTGGTTGCAGCATGCCTGGATTGTATTGGTTACTGATGAATGATGTCAGTGTATGAAGGTGATGTCATTCCCCAGATCCCTGGGCTGGCTATAAATACTGAGCTCTCCTGGTCTGTGATCAAACCATCTCTAGCTCTGAGTAGAGTTCTTGCTTCAACAGTGTTTGAACGGAACAATCTCAGGGTCCTCCGATCTCTTTAAAGAAACTATCTTTACTGAATTACTACCTTTTTTTGTGACTTTTGCGCCAACAAAAACCACCAAACACCGAAATGGAGTCCCAGGTGCGCCAGAACTTCAGCCAAGACTGCGAAGCTTCCATTAACCGTATGGTGAACATGGAGCTGTATGCGTCCTACACCTACCTCTCCATGGTGAGTATCTCATACATAGAAACACCTTAATGGCTTTTACAAAGGGGGCAACatgtggctttccaggtgttatggaactacaagtcccagcatagtcTTATAGTTCCATAACAGTTGGAAATCCACAGGGCGGTATAATGAAGCAGATTAGACATCTGCTGCGTTTTCAATATGCAGTTATATCTATTTAGCGTTACGTCCTGTTAGCTCCGCACCGTAAATGGAGTACAGAGTCCTTGTTACTTAAATGCTACATTGTATCAGTTATCTTCCGATGTAGAACGTTACAAATAATCATCTGCATTGTGCTCCCTCCCCCACCCTGTCAGTCAGTATCTGCTCCTTGCAGGGGACTAGTGCTCCATACACACCCTGTGTCATGTTGTACTGTACATCGCTTATCTCTTTATTCTCTGGGCAGATAGAACGTGTTTTTCACAGGCTGCTTACACAATAACCCTGGAGGGGACGGACAAGAGAGCCTCACCCCTTAATATGCTGTGATGACAAAAATATATTGTGTAACCGTCGGGTTGATAAACAAGCTCTATAATAGATCCATCTCCCAGCAAATTGGGAGAGTAATGTAGGAAAGTCTCCTTTAGCTCTTGTTTCGTAATACAATTTGCACCTGTTCCTGTGTTCTAATGATTAGGTGACATtgttattatataaatacagAATAGAACCGGAATGTACCCGCTTACAGCGCCCCCTGCTGCTGGTGACCGGTATAGGTTTCCATGAGAAGCCTTGTCTATGCTGTagaagagggaatggggagagtTTAGGAAGTAATCTGCTCGCTTGCACCAGGGGCAGTCGGAAATTGATGGCTGAATACTGTATAACTCCACACAGTAGCTGCCTCCACTCTGTGCATGACTTGTGCAGTCTGAAATTcagcaaaatgaaatataattgtaCAGAGTTTGGGCAACTGTAGCAAAACGCTAAATGGGAACATTACATGAAACAAAATGCATAGTTAAATTCCTCCTCGCTCCTCAACCTGTCCCAGTCGCTTGTTTCCCACCAACCCCATCATCTGTTTGTTCTCAGCTGTCTTGTATGTCAGTTCTCATGAATAggtccccccccccatatcttGTTTCCATCAAGACAAGGTGGTGAAAACAGGTTTCATTACGTTCCAATCTGTTTATTCTGATGCAATTGATATTTTCTCTTGTTTTACACTGTTCTCTTGTTTCAATATGGCTCTGTATGATGTAACGTGTCTGTTTTCTATATTGCTGACTGTCTGGTGCTGCATGATCTGATGCCTCATTAACACTGATTATTTATGAAATACAGTTCCTGATCTGTAATATGAGATTTTATCTCTAGATAAATATTGGTTTCTACCTACAAACATTGAATATTAAAACTCAATCTTCTCCTTTACTTCAGTCTTTCTACTTTGACCGTGACGATGTGGCCCTTCATCATGTAGCCAAGTACTTCAAGGAGCAGAGCCACGAGGAGAGAGAGCATGCTGAGAAGTTCATGAAATACCAGAACAAACGTGGGGGTCGCATTGTGCTGCAGGACGTCAAGGTGAGAGCAGTCTGGGTTCAGAGATTTAACTGTAAATGCCAAAAGTAACTTTGTTCTCAATAAAGCTGGGCAAAAAAAAAGCTTGTTTATGTGCCACCAATTGGATGCCTCTGATGTAATCTAGTAATGCACTCTATTTAGAACTATTTTCTACATGCTAAAACAATGATCCTCTGCTGAATGTCATGTGCTGAATGCATGTATTACAGATGGCTTCTCAGTGTTCCAAATCTACATTATGCAGCCATCCTGATAAATGCTCAATTCTAAACCATCCTGATCTTTCTCTTAGAAACCAGAACGTGACGAGTGGGCTAACACTCTGGAGGCCATGCAGGCTGCTCTGCAGCTGGAGAAGACCGTGAACCAGGCCCTTCTGGATCTGCACAAGCTGGCCTCTGACAAGGTTGACCCTCATGTAAGTATCCACAAACTTATTTGCATACCATGCATAAATACTAGTATTTAGCCTACACTGACTCTATAAGAGCTGCTGTATTGTACACTGTTAGGGTGTGTGTTTCCCACTGTTTCACTTCCTCCTGAAACTACACCTCGGCTACAAATCGTTCCTGTGCGTGAGCGTGTTCAGCGCTCGTAGCTCATATCTTGCGAAATAACAATTCTACAATTGGTTTTGCTTCCTGTGAAACTTCCATTATTCCAAAAGTTGCCGTTTACAAAACTTCATTGGGGGGTGGGCAGTGTAGTCTGTGTTTTTCAAGCATGTATTTGACTGATCCTTGTGTCTTCTAGCTGTGTGACTTCTTGGAGTCTGAGTACCTGGAAGAACAGGTGAAGGCTAGTAAGCAGCTTGGAGACTACATCACCAACCTGAAGCGTCTTGGGGTGCCCCAGAACGGCATGGGCGAGTACCTGTTTGACAAGCACACCTTGGGAGAGAGCAGCTAAGAGTTCTCCTTCTGAGAGAATACAACCAGTCTACTCTGCATCTATAATTACCTCTACCTGTGTGGAATAAATGATTCTCACTTAACCCGAGGGGCTATTCCTTAGGTGTATTGCGTATTTATCCTTGTGTGATCTTAATGCAGCAGTGACTGTGCTTGTCAGCAAGCTTCCAATAAAGTTTGTTTCTTTATACGACGTCACCATCCTTTTATATAGCAGCTCATAGGTCTGATGTAGGAGCAGCCTGCAAATGTTGGTGCAtaaccgttcaatattttccttTATATAGTAAGTCTAACTAAAAGGCTCCTGTCTCCTGCTCACTAAACAGATGCCTGAACAGACGGCATATATCTACAGCTGTGAAGTTACTTTTATATCACCTCTCGCTAAAACCCAAGAGAGGGAATCAACACCTAATTATATTAATACACAACCAGGTTCAGCAAAAAGGAAAATTGTAACACTCTGTTATACTATAGCTCATAACACTATAATGTTATATGAATAGGTTATACAATGTATTAATCACCAataagacaaaaaacaaaaaccttaatACAACATGGTATACATTGCATgtcatttatttgaaataaatcttTATTGGGTTTTAAATAACGTAAAAGTGAAACATACATAATAAATAGCACTAGGACAAGTTTCAAAAGTGAGTGTGTAAGGTTTCCAAAACTGTGGACCTTTGAGACtgatatatgcaaatataaagaCAAGAAGCAACGTGCACCGTAAAGACAAAAGTATAAACCCCACCTCCAGCAAACATAACGAGCACCAGACTACATTGTGTATGAAAGTGAGAGTAACTAGCCTAAAAAAACAATGTGTATAGTCTCGTGGGAAGGAAGAGGGGGAGTGTGCAgtctccaaaaatatatatactccaGATACCCCAAAGCAGGTCCCCCGTGGGGAGAGCACTGGTCAGAGTAGTGATTCCTCTATGGTGGAGGACAGGAGTTCAAGGATGAGTATTTGCTGAGTCTAAAAAAATTCCAGCTAAGGGCCCCGAATGgtataatatacttaaaatttatcTTCTGAGGACAAAAGCAATTCACCCATCGGTCTATAGAATTCAAATCTCCGAAACCAATCCTGAATGGTCCTAGTGTATACCAGAATGTAGCCATGGAGCAGTTTTACTTTGGGCCGATACAGCAACAATGCCTGCCCATCCTACACAGACTAGTCAGGGCAAGATAGACTATGAAAATATAGAAGTGTCTGCTGATTCCTGAACATGAttcaaaaatagaaaaagaagagtATAAAAATTGAGGCACTCTAGGGAATAGTAATCAAATTTAAaaccatatattttattgatatgcaacTTACACAAGATGGACGTGAGAGTCTAAGCTGTCAAAtcagggattttattattaaattgtgcCCACTAGGCATGCTGCAAttgaacatttgtttttattgtacaaTTGCTCTAGTGAAGTTGTCCCCATTTTCATCCAAATCCGCAAAACTGTAATTGAACCATAGGGGGGTATCTGGGTCTATCCCAACACTGTGTGTGCAGCAGACCATATTACCACCACCTGTCTTACAATGGGAACCATCTTTATGGACCTCTGTCCAATCAGAATAACCTGTAAGCGGTGTAGTGAAGAGCCTGTCAGCTTGCCCAGAAAGTGGCACAGAGTTTCCTGGAGTCTCCATGTACATATTTAGCCAGGTATCCTGTGACAAATACAAGTATccaaggaaaaatacagttttgcATGAATCTATGTCCTGCAAACTTACTTTGTTCTAGGGACATAGGAAAGTCACCTAGCTACATCTGGTGGGTTAGGCAGCAATTGTATTGACATAGTGCTTTGCCAGGGAGAGAAGCGAAAATACATTTCCACTGCACACAGAGTTGGCCACTCATAATCGTGTGCATGTGGCTACTTAGTCAGATTTTTCGGAAGCTTACAGATAGCAATGCACGCCTAGAGAAGGGAAACGAGAGTAGGGAAAGGGGAAGTAATCCCTTGAACAGGGAAAAACACAAATGCCGCAAAATGTCTTGGAAGCACTGCTGGATGTTTACTGTAAAGTAACATATAAAGCTGCAAGGTACAAAATGGCACAaatgtcacaattgaaaaagacAAAGCGTCACAGAGGTGTGGAAGATGAGAATTAACTATCTCTTGAAACTATAACCTCGGAATTCTGAAGAATATAACCCTGAATATAATCTCCTTAGGCAGATTGGTCTGAAGCCTCTTCCAGTCCCTTCCTGCAGCTAACTGAGGCAACAGAAAATACATCAATAGCGGTAACAGCAGGACAAGAATAGGTGTAGGGTGGGAGCTGTTCTAGGTGGCAGTCCTATTTCCCTAGAACCAGGTTCCggtcgccctaggctaatacacccgtatccagtggtcgaagtggaaatttagacgtgacggtatgaaaaatgtaagtgaatggaatttgatagtattacaatgaagtcagtaggagaagtggcggtatggcgtaccaccgtatacacccccacttccacctctGCCCTTATCACTCCCCAACTCATTAAAGGAatattcaggtgtattctccaacATTCAATTTTAGACAGATGCCGTTTGCTCTGATCTGttcctgctcttctctcttgcttgttcttgcagctttcttacctctctgtctgttttacccagtattatttattattgtgtttgtccccaattgtaaagagctacggaatttgctggtcgctatttaaataaatgttgatgatgatgatgatgatgactaaatTAGTAACAAATCTTCTAGTCCTGGTTAGATTATTTCATGTTTCTTAATGAACTATTAGGAAAAAAACGGCTGCATTTTGCAGCCCCCCGGGTTCTGGCTGCGGGTGACCTTGAACTGCCATCTTTTACAAGGATGTAAAATAAGTGGgttcaactaaaaaaaaatcacaatcccAGTTTTGAAGGACCACTAAATGTTAcgagcaaaaacatttttttcaatccacattttaaaaaataccacCCACTTCATCCACTGTGTAGGGCTTCACTGAGTTGACCTACTGGGATCCCCCCTCCTTCCCTAATAGAGGTCATGACCAACTGGCAATGACCAACGCCATTCATAATGGGTTATTATACCACTGAAAGACTGCATCGGAAAGTCCTGCAGCATTGCCATGCTGGTCTCCGCAGCCCTCTTTGGGTTTAGTGAccagggccctgattcattaaggatcttaacttgagaaacttcttatttcagtctcctggacaaaaccatgttacaatgcaaggggtgcaaattagtattctgttttgcacttaagttaaatactgactgttttttcatgtagcacacaaatacttgatagcttatttgtacactgacatttaaagttgatatttgtgtgctacatgaaaaaacagtcagtatttaacttatgtgcaaaacagaatactaatttgcaccccttgcattgtaacatggttttgcccaggagactgaaatagaaataagatgtttctcaagttaagatccttaatgaatcaggccccaggtctctGAGCCAGAGGAGAGCTGCAGAAAGCAGATTGGCAATACTTCAGGACTTTCTGATGCAGTTTTTCAGTGGTATAATAACTCATTAAGAATAGGTGTAAGCATTGCCAGTGGGTGATGACCTCCCCGGGAAATCCCAGTAGGTTATCTCGGTAAAGTCCTACACTGTGGGTGAAGTGGGTGGTAGGGTAGGGATTTTTGAACTTGTGAATTGAAAAAGAAATGATTTTGTAGCGTTTAGTGGTCCTTCAATACTGAAATTGTCTTTGCAGCAATAGTACTGTCAATGTGATGTTATTTGAATTCACATACCAATGTTTACATCCTAGTAAAAAGTG
Above is a genomic segment from Mixophyes fleayi isolate aMixFle1 chromosome 11, aMixFle1.hap1, whole genome shotgun sequence containing:
- the LOC142107855 gene encoding ferritin heavy chain B-like, which codes for MESQVRQNFSQDCEASINRMVNMELYASYTYLSMSFYFDRDDVALHHVAKYFKEQSHEEREHAEKFMKYQNKRGGRIVLQDVKKPERDEWANTLEAMQAALQLEKTVNQALLDLHKLASDKVDPHLCDFLESEYLEEQVKASKQLGDYITNLKRLGVPQNGMGEYLFDKHTLGESS